In the genome of Cryptomeria japonica chromosome 8, Sugi_1.0, whole genome shotgun sequence, one region contains:
- the LOC131060555 gene encoding phosphomethylpyrimidine synthase, chloroplastic, producing MACISATSTSLVHKDIYASDYSSRGDVMKVARATCFGGTDNFHNISIVGTNDIRRLRNLGVRATLTVGPSIGVGKDKRSRHTVDPSAPDFLPLPSFEQCFPNSTKEFREVFYKPSGLVMRVPFRRIHLSGEEPYFDAYDTSGPQNINPWIGLPKIRKEWIEIRERRDDRRFTQMFYAKQGVITEEMLFCATRENVDAEFVRSEVARGRAIIPSNKKHLELEPMIVGRNFLVKVNANIGNSAVTSSIEEEVQKLQWATMWGADTIMDLSTGRHIHETREWILRNSSVPVGTVPIYQALEKVDGIAEKLTWEIFRETLIEQAEQGVDYFTIHAGVLLSYIPLTAKRMTGIVSRGGSIHAKWCLTYHKENFAYEHWDEILDICNQYDISLSIGDGLRPGSIYDANDAAQFAELATQGELTRRAWEKDVQVMNEGPGHIPMHKIPENMEKQLDWCNEAPFYTLGPLTTDIAPGYDHITSAIGAANIGALGTALLCYVTPKEHLGLPNRDDVKAGVIAYKIASHAADLAKQHPLAQAWDDALSKARFEFRWKDQFALSLDPTTAQEFHDETLPAEGAKVAHFCSMCGPKFCSMKITEDVRKYAEEHGYGDGEEAIKHGMNNMSAVFLAAKKTVSGEQWGETGGEIYVPLNHASEGKSTLAHSQASDS from the exons ATGGCATGCATATCAGCAACTTCAACTTCACTTGTGCATAAGGATATTTATGCTTCTGATTATAGTAGTCGAGGGGATGTCATGAAAGTAGCACGGGCTACATGTTTTGGAGGCACCGACAATTTCCATAACATATCAATTGTTGGAACAAATGACATAAGAAGGCTCAGGAATTTAGGGGTAAGGGCCACATTGACGGTAGGTCCTTCTATTGGAGTAGGGAAGGACAAGCGCAGTCGACATACAGTGGATCCATCAGCTCCAGATTTTTTGCCACTTCCATCATTTGAGCAGTGTTTCCCTAACAGCACAAAGGAATTCAG GGAAGTTTTTTATAAGCCAAGTGGCTTAGTCATGCGTGTTCCGTTTCGTCGCATACACTTGTCTGGAGAAGAGCCCTATTTTGATGCGTATGATACAAGTGGTCCTCAAAATATAAATCCCTGGATTG GTCTTCCTAAGATTAGAAAGGAGTGGATTGAAATCCGTGAAAGACGTGATGATCGTCGCTTCACACAAATGTTTTATGCAAAACAAGGTGTGATAACTGAAGAGATGTTGTTTTGTGCTACAAGAGAAAATGTTGATGCTGAATTTGTTCGTTCTGAGGTGGCCCGTGGTCGTGCTATTATTCCTTCAAACAAGAAACATCTGGAATTGGAGCCTATGATAGTTGGGAGAAATTTTCTGGTGAAGGTAAATGCAAATATTGGAAACTCGGCTGTGACAAGCTCAATTGAAGAGGAGGTTCAAAAGTTACAGTGGGCAACCATGTGGGGTGCAGATACAATTATGGATTTATCCACTGGTCGACACATTCATGAAACTCGCGAGTGGATTTTGCGTAATTCTTCTGTGCCAGTGGGTACAGTACCGATATATCAAGCTCTTGAAAAGGTTGATGGAATTGCTGAGAAGCTGACTTGGGAGATTTTTAGAGAAACTTTGATTGAACAAGCTGAACAGGGAGTGGACTACTTCACAATACATGCTGGTGTTCTGCTCTCTTATATTCCTCTGACTGCAAAGCGGATGACTGGAATTGTGTCTCGAGGAGGCTCCATTCATGCAAAATGGTGTTTGACATATCATAAAGAGAATTTTGCATATGAGCATTGGGATGAAATCCTTGACATTTGTAATCAATATGATATTTCTCTTTCTATAGGAGACGGGTTGAGACCTGGTTCTATTTATGATGCAAATGATGCTGCACAATTTGCAGAACTTGCTACTCAAGGTGAGCTTACTCGTCGTGCTTGGGAAAAAGATGTGCAAGTGATGAATGAAGGACCTGGTCATATCCCAATGCATAAGATCCCTGAAAATATGGAAAAACAACTGGATTGGTGTAATGAGGCACCATTTTACACGCTTGGCCCACTTACAACAGATATTGCTCCCGGCTATGACCATATAACCTCAGCTATTGGTGCTGCTAATATAGGTGCACTTGGCACTGCACTGCTCTGTTATGTAACTCCCAAAGAACATCTTGGCTTGCCTAATCGAGATGATGTCAAGGCTGGTGTCATAGCATACAAGATTGCTTCTCATGCAGCAGATTTAGCAAAACAGCATCCTCTTGCTCAAGCATGGGATGATGCTTTGAGTAAGGCACGCTTTGAATTTCGCTGGAAAGATCAGTTCGCACTGTCTCTCGATCCTACTACTGCTCAGGAATTTCATGATGAGACCCTTCCTGCAGAAGGTGCTAAGGTAGCCCACTTTTGTTCTATGTGTGGGCCAAAGTTTTGTTCCATGAAAATTACAGAGGATGTGAGGAAGTATGCTGAAGAGCATGGATATGGAGATGGAGAAGAAGCTATCAAGCATGGCATGAATAATATGAGTGCGGTGTTTCTTGCTGCAAAGAAAACTGTCAGTGGAGAGCAGTGGGGAGAAACTGGAGGGGAAATATATGTACCTTTGAACCATGCCAGTGAAGGAAAGAGTACATTGGCCCATTCACAGGCTTCTGATTCATAA